Proteins encoded by one window of Halobaculum halobium:
- a CDS encoding DUF7409 domain-containing protein, giving the protein MGPATAEALADAPFDAAAVREKAVSYRMLTDAGVNPGVAARIRREHSLAWSFESEGEDLARRSTQVRGLGDAERAWVAASSGDWQGADAGASDAADGGGGSNGDGDDGADRAEPADAGVADDEATDDGVTAERAWVAASARGDAPGTKTDGSGDPVAAESAWRERSRPTPVGAVEGVDDGDAADLAEAGITSARALAVADPAEVAEALGRDEARVAELCEAATEHVD; this is encoded by the coding sequence GTGGGACCGGCGACCGCGGAGGCCCTCGCGGACGCGCCGTTCGACGCGGCGGCCGTGCGCGAGAAGGCGGTCTCGTACCGGATGCTTACCGACGCCGGGGTCAATCCGGGCGTTGCGGCGCGCATCCGCCGGGAGCACTCGCTGGCCTGGTCGTTCGAGTCGGAGGGCGAAGACCTCGCACGACGGTCGACGCAGGTCCGCGGGCTCGGCGACGCAGAACGCGCCTGGGTCGCGGCGTCGTCGGGAGACTGGCAGGGTGCCGACGCCGGCGCGTCCGACGCCGCTGACGGCGGTGGCGGGTCCAACGGGGACGGCGACGACGGGGCAGACCGCGCTGAACCGGCGGACGCCGGAGTCGCCGACGACGAGGCGACCGACGACGGCGTGACCGCAGAGCGCGCGTGGGTCGCCGCCTCCGCCCGCGGTGACGCGCCGGGGACGAAGACCGACGGGTCGGGCGATCCGGTCGCCGCCGAGTCGGCCTGGCGCGAGCGCTCTCGACCGACGCCCGTCGGAGCGGTCGAAGGGGTCGACGACGGGGACGCAGCCGATCTCGCGGAGGCGGGGATCACCTCCGCACGGGCGCTGGCCGTCGCCGATCCGGCTGAAGTGGCCGAGGCGCTGGGCCGTGACGAGGCACGGGTCGCCGAACTGTGTGAGGCGGCGACCGAGCACGTCGATTGA
- a CDS encoding histidine kinase N-terminal 7TM domain-containing protein, which produces MTASAWLSLATIGGLTTDGLTESLRWRQIRYVGDVVIPPTWLLFALACAGFDRFSDRRLRVAPGVVAGERRRRGGGRSCLDRSDRGDRELGTGRRWGADGHDHSERLTTRPPVRRV; this is translated from the coding sequence ATGACCGCGTCCGCGTGGCTTTCGCTCGCAACCATCGGCGGCCTCACGACGGACGGGCTCACCGAGTCGCTTCGCTGGCGACAGATCCGGTACGTCGGGGACGTCGTGATCCCGCCCACCTGGTTACTGTTCGCGCTCGCGTGCGCCGGGTTCGACCGGTTCAGTGACCGCCGCCTCCGGGTCGCGCCCGGGGTCGTTGCCGGCGAACGTCGTCGGCGTGGCGGCGGTCGTTCCTGTCTCGATCGCTCCGACAGGGGCGATCGGGAGCTTGGAACGGGGAGACGTTGGGGAGCCGACGGACACGACCATTCGGAACGACTAACCACCCGCCCGCCCGTTCGGCGGGTATGA
- the mvaD gene encoding phosphomevalonate decarboxylase MvaD: MKATATAHPIQGLVKYHGMRDAERRLPYHDSISLCTAPSRTTTTVEWEPDASPTDDQYRIDGEAVDGRGAERIEMVVEHVRELADLDAAVRVESENSFPSNVGFGSSSSGFAALATSLVEAAGLDMTRPEISTVARRGSSSAARAVTGAYSVLYAGMNDEDCRAERLDVGVGPDGFDPEEDLRVVTALVPAYKETEEAHREAEASHMFDARMAHVHEQLQRMRDRLRSGEFSGIFEIAEHDSLSLTATTMTGPAGWVYWQPETIAVFNAVRELREEEVPVYFSTDTGASVYVNTPAEHAERVEERIAEVGVETNIWEVGGPARVLGASEALF; this comes from the coding sequence ATGAAGGCCACGGCGACGGCCCACCCCATCCAGGGCCTCGTGAAGTACCACGGGATGCGCGACGCGGAGCGACGGCTCCCGTACCACGACTCGATCAGCCTCTGTACGGCTCCCTCGCGAACGACGACGACCGTCGAGTGGGAGCCGGACGCGTCGCCGACCGACGACCAGTACCGCATCGACGGCGAGGCCGTCGACGGTCGCGGCGCCGAGCGCATCGAGATGGTCGTCGAGCACGTCCGCGAGCTCGCGGATCTGGACGCCGCCGTCCGCGTCGAGTCCGAGAACTCCTTCCCGTCGAACGTCGGCTTCGGCTCCTCGTCGTCTGGCTTTGCGGCGCTGGCGACCTCGCTGGTCGAGGCGGCCGGGCTCGACATGACGCGCCCGGAGATTTCGACGGTCGCGCGCCGCGGCTCCTCATCGGCCGCCCGCGCCGTTACCGGCGCCTACTCGGTGCTGTACGCCGGGATGAACGACGAGGACTGTCGCGCCGAGCGCCTCGACGTGGGCGTCGGCCCGGACGGGTTCGACCCCGAGGAGGACCTCCGCGTAGTTACCGCGCTCGTGCCCGCCTACAAGGAGACCGAGGAGGCACACCGCGAGGCAGAGGCGAGCCACATGTTCGACGCCCGGATGGCGCACGTCCACGAGCAGCTCCAGCGGATGCGCGACCGTCTGCGCTCGGGGGAGTTCTCGGGGATCTTCGAGATCGCAGAGCACGACTCCCTGTCGCTGACGGCGACGACCATGACCGGCCCCGCCGGCTGGGTGTACTGGCAGCCCGAGACGATCGCCGTGTTCAACGCCGTCCGCGAACTCCGCGAGGAGGAGGTTCCCGTCTACTTCTCGACGGACACCGGCGCGAGCGTCTACGTCAACACGCCCGCCGAGCACGCCGAGCGCGTCGAGGAGCGAATCGCCGAGGTCGGCGTCGAGACGAACATCTGGGAGGTCGGCGGCCCGGCGCGCGTGCTCGGGGCGTCGGAAGCGCTGTTCT
- a CDS encoding 3-hydroxyacyl-CoA dehydrogenase family protein, with the protein MRELSEIETVGVVGAGTMGNGIAQVTATAGYDVVMRDIEQRFVDNGLDAIDSSLSRLDAKGELDEPREAVQDRITGTTDLGDLAAADLVVEAALEDMDVKQDIFEELEDVTDDDVVLATNTSTLSITTIASATDREDLVVGLHFMNPVPIMAGVEVVTGEKTATEVTDFAHAFAEDVGKETWESDDKPGFVTNRVLMPWINEGIRAYDEGVASKEDMDKGMKLGTNVPMGPLELADHIGLDICLDASETLHEELGDRYKPAYLLKRKVAAGDLGKKTGKGFYDYD; encoded by the coding sequence ATGCGCGAACTCTCGGAGATCGAGACGGTCGGCGTCGTCGGCGCGGGCACGATGGGCAACGGGATCGCCCAGGTGACCGCGACAGCCGGCTACGACGTGGTGATGCGCGACATCGAACAGCGGTTCGTCGACAACGGCCTGGACGCGATCGACTCCTCGCTGTCGCGCCTCGACGCGAAGGGCGAACTCGACGAGCCACGCGAGGCGGTCCAAGACCGGATCACGGGAACGACCGACCTCGGAGATCTCGCCGCCGCCGACCTCGTCGTCGAGGCGGCGCTGGAAGACATGGACGTAAAGCAGGACATCTTCGAGGAACTCGAAGACGTGACTGACGACGACGTGGTGCTCGCGACGAACACCTCGACGCTCTCTATCACGACCATCGCATCGGCGACCGACCGCGAGGACCTCGTCGTCGGCCTCCACTTCATGAATCCCGTCCCGATCATGGCGGGCGTCGAGGTCGTCACCGGCGAGAAGACCGCCACCGAAGTGACGGACTTCGCGCACGCGTTCGCCGAGGACGTGGGCAAGGAGACGTGGGAGAGCGACGACAAGCCCGGCTTCGTCACCAACCGCGTGCTCATGCCGTGGATCAACGAGGGCATCCGCGCGTACGACGAAGGCGTCGCCTCGAAGGAAGACATGGACAAGGGAATGAAGCTTGGGACGAACGTTCCGATGGGCCCGCTCGAACTGGCCGACCACATCGGCCTCGACATCTGTCTCGACGCCAGCGAGACGCTGCACGAGGAACTGGGCGACCGGTACAAGCCCGCCTACCTCCTCAAGCGGAAGGTCGCCGCCGGCGACCTGGGCAAGAAGACCGGCAAGGGGTTCTACGACTACGACTGA
- a CDS encoding class 1 fructose-bisphosphatase has product MDGSDAGSDCDSAGATDDPFAVAEAVLDVVAAAAPDVRAGLPGRRRYLDDENPSGEDVLAADLYADELLAEMVGDIDGVGTYASEERESTVDTGDGDVSVAVDPLDGSSNLESNNPMGTVIAVYDGPLPASGRDLVAAGFVLYGPVTTMVAGVGAPADATIHEYLVTGEGDREQLERIELPDDPTVYGFGGRVPDWPDDFAAYVGEIEDELKLRYGGAMIADVSQVLSYGGVFAYPALESAPDGKLRLQFEGNPVAYLVEGAGGRSSDGARSLLDVEATGIHQRVPVHIGNAALIDRLEAALNAVRQR; this is encoded by the coding sequence ATGGACGGTTCCGACGCTGGCTCCGACTGCGACTCCGCCGGCGCCACAGACGACCCGTTCGCCGTCGCGGAGGCGGTGCTGGACGTCGTCGCCGCCGCGGCCCCCGACGTCCGCGCGGGGCTGCCGGGGCGGCGCCGGTACCTCGACGACGAGAACCCCTCGGGCGAGGACGTGCTGGCGGCGGACCTGTATGCCGACGAGTTGCTGGCGGAAATGGTGGGCGACATCGACGGCGTCGGAACGTACGCCAGCGAGGAGCGCGAGTCGACCGTCGACACCGGCGACGGCGACGTGTCGGTCGCGGTCGACCCGCTCGACGGGTCGTCGAATCTGGAGTCGAACAATCCGATGGGAACCGTGATCGCGGTGTACGACGGTCCGCTTCCGGCCTCGGGCCGTGACCTCGTCGCCGCCGGATTCGTCCTGTACGGGCCGGTCACGACGATGGTTGCCGGCGTCGGCGCGCCTGCGGACGCGACGATCCACGAGTACCTGGTCACCGGGGAGGGTGACCGTGAGCAACTGGAGCGGATCGAACTCCCCGACGACCCGACGGTGTACGGCTTCGGGGGGCGGGTGCCCGACTGGCCCGACGACTTCGCCGCGTACGTCGGCGAGATCGAAGACGAGCTGAAACTGCGCTACGGCGGCGCGATGATCGCGGACGTGAGCCAGGTGCTCTCCTACGGCGGCGTGTTCGCGTACCCCGCGCTGGAGTCCGCCCCGGACGGGAAACTCCGCCTGCAGTTCGAGGGGAATCCAGTCGCGTACCTCGTGGAGGGCGCCGGCGGTCGATCCTCGGACGGGGCGCGGTCGCTGTTGGACGTTGAAGCGACCGGAATCCACCAGCGTGTGCCCGTCCACATCGGGAACGCCGCGCTGATCGACCGCCTCGAAGCCGCGCTCAATGCGGTTCGACAGCGGTAG
- a CDS encoding class I fructose-bisphosphate aldolase produces MLTDADAAITRDDKALILAYDHGIEHGPVDFAPNPSTADPERVFDLATHDAVTALAVGKGIAEAYYPSYEEDVSLLAKLNSTSNLWMGEPDSAVNWSVEYAAELGADAIGFTLYGGSNHEVEMAEEFRDAQEAAREHDMGVVMWSYPRGQGLKNDTSPDTIAYAARLGLELGADIAKVKYPGSPDSMAEAARMAGPTKVVMSGGSKTDDRAFLETVAGALEGGAKGLAVGRNVFQRENPEEILDALEAVIFEDASVDEALEHTSASAVADD; encoded by the coding sequence ATGCTCACCGACGCGGACGCGGCGATCACTCGCGACGACAAGGCACTCATTCTCGCATATGACCACGGGATCGAACACGGGCCCGTGGACTTCGCGCCGAACCCGTCGACTGCGGATCCCGAGCGGGTGTTCGACCTCGCGACTCACGACGCGGTAACAGCGCTCGCGGTCGGGAAGGGCATCGCGGAGGCGTACTACCCGAGCTACGAGGAGGACGTGTCGCTGCTGGCGAAGCTCAACAGCACCTCGAACCTCTGGATGGGCGAGCCGGACTCCGCCGTGAACTGGTCGGTCGAGTACGCCGCCGAGTTGGGCGCCGACGCGATCGGCTTCACGCTGTACGGCGGGTCGAACCACGAGGTCGAGATGGCCGAAGAGTTCCGCGACGCCCAGGAGGCGGCCCGCGAGCACGACATGGGCGTCGTCATGTGGTCGTACCCGCGCGGACAGGGACTGAAGAACGACACCAGCCCGGACACCATCGCGTACGCGGCGCGGTTGGGTCTCGAACTCGGTGCCGACATCGCGAAGGTAAAGTACCCCGGATCACCCGACTCGATGGCCGAGGCAGCGCGGATGGCCGGCCCGACCAAAGTGGTGATGTCCGGCGGATCGAAGACCGACGATCGCGCGTTCCTCGAAACCGTCGCCGGCGCGCTCGAGGGCGGCGCGAAGGGGCTCGCGGTCGGTCGAAACGTCTTCCAGCGGGAGAACCCCGAGGAGATCCTCGACGCGCTGGAGGCGGTCATCTTCGAGGACGCGTCCGTCGACGAGGCGCTCGAACACACCTCCGCGTCCGCCGTCGCCGACGACTGA